The DNA region ATCACCGGCCAATTGTGTCGGATGAAATCGCCAGCCTTATCGGTCATGTGCCTATTCTCACGTATGAAATATCTTATCTGTCCGCAAATGCGGCACGTATCTTCTCGTTGCAGGACTGCGCTTTTTCGAGGCGGCTGATCGATTACCCGCGGCAGGGCTTCGTCGCGATGTCGCCGTGGGCGGACGAACTGCTCGCCGGAACACAACTAGGAGCGGCGGCATGATCGATCGCCAAGGCGGCCGCATCGTCATTGAATGCGATAGCTGTGATGAGACCTTTGATGGCAACAGCATCGAAGGGGACGGCGACGACTGGCAAGAGGTCTGGCCGGCCGCCAAGGCCGAAGGCTGGACGTCGAAGAAGATCGGCAATGAATGGGTGCACGGCTGCCCGCATTGCGGAGTTTACATTTCCGCGAAGGCCGGCTCAAGCCACACGCTGTTATCGTCGTTGCGCACGGTCCGGCCATCACGTGATCGATAGCGGACCAGATATGGCGGGTCGGTAAGGATGAAGTCCGCCGAAGCGGACGCCATCCGGCGCATGACCTCCACGCAATCACCGTGGACCACGGTGTTGCGCGGGCACCAGACGAGAGGGCTCATCGGACCACCTCCAGCACAAGCTCGAAGGCTTCCCAATCGATGCTGTGGTCGAAATGCACGAAGGCGTGCATATCTTCTGCGCGAATTTCCGCCAATCTGTCCGACAAAGGTTGCCCTGCAACCCTGCCCCTCTGGCGAAGAGCGGGGGTAGCAAGCGCATAGCCGAGGGGCTCCCATGCTGCACAAGCGAAGCGCGGAAGCTTGGGAGACGGCTTGCGCGCGCGAGGGGCAGCGCCCCTTCCGACTCTTATGTGAGCCGGGCAAACGCTATTATTCAGGAGGACTTTTCCCATGTGACGGCATTTGAGTTAGGATGGCCACATTCATTGCAACTTGATTGACCGTCACGAAATGGAAAGCAGAACCTGCATTTATTGTTGTGAGATCAAGCCCGACAACGAGTTTTCTGAGGAGCATATTATCCCTCAGTTTATGGGCGGCTCCTCCGATTGCAAAGAAGCGGTCACCCGCGACGTATGCCAGCGGTGCAACTCAATCTTCGGCCGATACGTTGACGCGCCGGTCGCAAAGGCATTCTTTCAAAATTCCGTCGAGTACAATGCGTGGGAATCGTGCTTCGACTACGCCCCAGACTCGGGCAACGTCTTTCCCCTCATTTATTTCGGCCTGAACCGCAACCTCGCCCTCGAGGACGGCGAAGTCGCCGAGGTATGGCTGGCGCCCGACGGAGGCACCGCGTGGCACATCCACGAGGATCACGGCGAAGACTTCGACACCTTTGCGGGCGGCGATCCGGTCCGACGCCGCCGCGAGAAAACAGGCCGCGTTTATTCGTTCCTTGCCTCCGAGCACCCCTATTGGTTCTTGTCGAACATGAGGTCGGTCCAGAGCCATTTCCACGGCGAGCCTATCTTTCTCGGCACGGAGACCGATCTGGAACACCAACTGCCGAGCAAGCGCATCAAGGGCCGGTTTTGCAGAAAAGATCCGGAAGCACAGGCAGAGCGGGCTGCAATCAGAACTGTTATTGACACGCAAAAGCCGCTCAACAACCGCGTGCCGATGGACCTCCTATTTGACGTCCGGTTCCTCGCAAAGCTGGCAATCGGCTTTGGTCATTCCCTCTTCGGCCCGGAGTACGGCGACCTGCAACACACCGCCACGCTGCGCAGGCTTCTGCAAACCAGGAGGTCAAACCTGGACACCGCATCGCCGACCGTCCGAATGAAAACCTATTTCACTAACCTTCAGGACTTGTCGCTCAAGCCCTTCAGAGTCCCCGCCGGATTTGTCTTCTTCCTCACGGCGGTCAAGAAGGACGCCGTGCTCGCCATCATATTCCCCAGCGGACGCACCGCTCAGGTTTCAATCACGGACAGCGCGGTAGATGCCGCCTTCAATGCCGCAGACAAGCTGAAGGAAGAGCGCGTCTTTGTCTCATTTCCCCAACTTAAGCGGACGATCGGCCCAATATCGATGTTCGAATACATCGCATGGAGGACGGCCTCTCACCGCATACCGACGCTGGATCACATCCTGCGGCGGCTGACATCACGCTCCGCAATGCCGGCGCTCAGGCAGCGCTAATGCTCTTCATAAAGAGGGCATTTGGCGAACGGCGCGGAGCCAATTGCCAGCCCCGAGACCGGAGAAAGGGTAGCCGCAGGAGCGTCAGCATAGCGCCGCCAAAGGCGGGACGCGGGACCGACTGCCCCCGGCGAGGGGTGCCATATCGCGCAAGGGATCGTCACCGCAGGCCGGGACATAGAAACGGCCGCAAAGGTCGGACATGCCGGGG from Pseudolabrys taiwanensis includes:
- a CDS encoding HNH endonuclease codes for the protein MESRTCIYCCEIKPDNEFSEEHIIPQFMGGSSDCKEAVTRDVCQRCNSIFGRYVDAPVAKAFFQNSVEYNAWESCFDYAPDSGNVFPLIYFGLNRNLALEDGEVAEVWLAPDGGTAWHIHEDHGEDFDTFAGGDPVRRRREKTGRVYSFLASEHPYWFLSNMRSVQSHFHGEPIFLGTETDLEHQLPSKRIKGRFCRKDPEAQAERAAIRTVIDTQKPLNNRVPMDLLFDVRFLAKLAIGFGHSLFGPEYGDLQHTATLRRLLQTRRSNLDTASPTVRMKTYFTNLQDLSLKPFRVPAGFVFFLTAVKKDAVLAIIFPSGRTAQVSITDSAVDAAFNAADKLKEERVFVSFPQLKRTIGPISMFEYIAWRTASHRIPTLDHILRRLTSRSAMPALRQR